From the Excalfactoria chinensis isolate bCotChi1 chromosome 1, bCotChi1.hap2, whole genome shotgun sequence genome, one window contains:
- the LOC140265485 gene encoding olfactory receptor 10AC1-like, giving the protein MPCEGCMERDNESTDATMEFLLLGFSELFCLRVLLFLIFLIIHLVTLAGNMMIFIAVFLEHSRSPMLFFLCQLSIIELCYTLVIVPKALLGLTVMKGITISFIGCATQMYLFVGLGGAECFLLAAMSYDRYIAICQPLHYTVVMSEGLCLRLSIACCLGGFAVALGLTVSVFHLPFCQSHHINHFFCDVPAVLHLACTRSYTPELPLLAACVLLLLLPFLLILTSYVCIAAVLLRITSSFRRGKAFSTCFSHLTITLLHYGCASFMYIRPKSSYSPARDKMVSLVYTNITPLLYPLVYSLRNKEIRGVLRKMLRKRITQLN; this is encoded by the coding sequence ATGCCATGTGAAGGCTGCATGGAGAGGGACAATGAGAGCACTGATGCAACCATGGAGTTCCTCCTTCTTGGCTTCTCTGAGCTGTTCTGTCTGCGGGTTCTCCTCTTCCTTATCTTTCTCATCATCCATTTGGTCACACTGGCAGGGAATATGATGATCTTCATAGCTGTGTTTCTGGAGCATTCTCGTTCTCccatgcttttcttcctctgtcagCTCTCTATCATTGAGCTTTGCTACACCTTAGTCATTGTCCCTAAAGCACTCCTTGGCCTGACGGTTATGAAAGGCATCACCATTTCCTTCATAGGCTGTGCCACCCAGATGTACCTTTTTGTGGGACTCGGTGGAGCTGAATGCTTTCTCCTGGCAGCCATGTCGTACGACCGCTACATTGCCATCTGCCAGCCCCTTCACTACACAGTGGTGATGAGCGAGGGGCTCTGTCTTAGGCTGTCCATAGCATGCTGTCTGGGAGGCTTTGCTGTTGCCCTAGGGTTGACAGTGTCTGTTTTCCACTTACCTTTTTGTCAGTCACATCACATCAACCACTTCTTCTGTGAtgtccctgcagtgctgcacctGGCCTGCACACGCAGCTACACCCCTGAGCTTcccctgctggctgcctgcgTGCTCCTCCTGCTACTTCCCTTCCTCCTGATCCTGACCTCTTATGTGtgtattgctgctgttttgctaCGTATCACTTCCTCCTTCAGAAGAGGCAAGGCCTTTTCCACCTGCTTTTCACACTTGACCATCACCTTGCTACACTATGGATGTGCCTCCTTTATGTACATCCGTCCTAAGTCTAGTTACTCACCAGCTCGAGACAAGATGGTTTCTCTAGTCTACACCAATATTACTCCACTACTATACCCCCTTGTTTATAGCTTGAGGAACAAGGAAATCAGAGGAGTCCTAAGGAAAATGTTGAGAAAGAGAATAACTCAGCTGAACTGA